The window TGGCTATGCTGAAAAGGAATACGGTAAAAAGATGTTTAAACAATGGGGAACGAGAACTTTTTATTGGTCTGGAGCATTATTTATTAGTGGTGGAATTACAGTATGTGTTATTTACCTATTAAAATGGGGAAATGTTTTGACTTTTTAAATATCATCTGAATTTATTATTGATACGGAATCGGAATTAAAAACCAATCTGAATTCGGAATTTATCAAGTTTCGGAATTGCTTACTCTAACGGAATTAAAAAAATTTACGGAACATTTCGCTGACCGAATTTAAACTAACGAAAAATAACTGTAGCCAATCGAGTAGACGGCTCAGACTAAAATAGCCGGAGTGCGCCTCACACCACCGTACGTACATAACTACGTTGGTCCTTTCGTCTCTATTGCTACTAGCAATACAACTCAGGAACGTATACGGCGGTTCACCAAATTGAAGTTTGCGTATAGTACTATAATCTAACAACGATTTATCCCCTTTACCGAAAAATAATACTTTTGTTATAGTTCTAAATCATTCCTGTTTAATAAAGATACGTAGTTCTACGTATTTGATAAGTATAGGATTAGTTGTAGGTTTGTGTGGCGTAGCCTTATGGGATATGCGTACTTAAAATTAATTATATCCTGTTATATTTATGGGATATCAGGGTTAGAAGTAATTATATAGCTAGTTGCCTGTAACTGACAAAATCGAATGAGACAAATAGAACTTGGAGAAATATCGAAATTCAACTGGATTGAAGAAGGTAAAAATTAGCTCTGAATTCAAATTTGATTTGCCTTACAAAAAGAGAATTTGAAAAAGACAACTACTCACCGCTTCAATGGTTCGGAACAAATATTATACAGGACTTTGACTAACTGCAATTAAAAAACATTTACTGATTATAACCTAAATACTTAAAATGATATCTCTCACGCTTACCTTGTTTACAACTATTTTTACAATTATCTTAGGTATACGAAAAAAAAAGGCTCTAAAACATACAAAAAAACACTTTCAATCAACATTAATTATAGCAATATTAATAGGTTTAATTTCTGGGTTAATTGAAGGAACAGCTTATTCTCACGGTTTCGATATTCATTGGTGGGTTTTCAGTTTTTTTAGTTTTATAATCATTCTATTACCTTCTATTATTTTAATTGGATTAATGCGCATAAAATTATAACAAATGAAAAGAACATTTACTTTACTATTATTATTAATAACTTTAGGCTATCAAACTAATGCTCAAAACAGTATAAATCTTGAAGAAATAAATAATGCCTTTGTTCCTAAAGATTATATTAAGCCTTCGGAAGACCAAAAAAACATCTTAAATAAAGAATTAAATATATTGTTTGATAAAATTTTTACTAAAAAAAATGCTTCAAAACAAGACACTTTGAAGTATAAGAAAATAGAGTTTGAATTATCTAAAATAAATACATTCAAAATTGATTCACTTTACCATGTAATTGATGAAGAAAAAGTATGGAATGATGATAACAAAAAAAAATGGGCTGTTAGTTATAATATGATGTCATATTCTAGTGTGGATTCAACAGCATATTTTAAAGATATATACTTTCCAAAAGTTAGTTTTTTAGAGAATTTGAATGGAGAATTTATAGCATTAAGCGCACTTACTAATTATAATAAGCCTGTGCCAAAGAACCTTGAAAAATTGTACAGGCAATTAACTATGAAATATGGACAACCAAATAAAAAGAAAATAAGAACTCTAGGTCGTAACAAATACTCATTTGAATGGGTATCTGATTTGCTAGTATATAATTTGATATCAGACACTGATGAGTATTCTTTTAGTGAAACTAATTATAACTTTCGTTTATATATAATTAATAAAGATTATAATGATTTTGTCAGAGGTAGAAATCGTGTTGGTGATTGGGTTGATTTGAAATAGTAAAACTGCTAATCAAATAGACGGCTCCAACTAAAGTAGTCAGACTCACACCAGCGCACGTGCGCAACTACGTTTCTCCTTTCATATCTATTGTGACTAGCAACAAAACTCAGGAAGATATACGACGATTCATCAAAATAAAATTTGCATACAGTATTATAATAGAACAACGGTTTATAGCCTTTTTCATTTAAGTTTAGAAAACGTAATAGTATAGGACTTTGGACACTTGACCGTGTAATTTTAATTAACTTCGTTTCACTTTTAATATATTGTATTCCCACGGAATTAGACTCACAATACGTTATCTATCATTAAAAAATAGGTTAAAAATGAATAAGTTACTCTTACTATTTTTATTTTTTCTTCACTTCACTAGTCTTGCTCAAGATAAGAACTCTGTATATCAAAAGATCGAGGACTTAATTTCTGAGGAAGCTGATATCTTTAAAAATATAGATACTAAATTTATTTCTAACACCCTCATTGGTCATAGAATTGTACAAGAAAATGACAAAGGAGACATTAAAGACGACGTCTATTTTGTAAATGACAAATACTATTTAGCAATTGATCACTCTGGAAAAAAAACCTTAGGCACCTACATCTTTAAAGTAGTTAAAAATATTCCTTTAATCGTCCTTTTAGACCGCTACGGAGCTGATTCTGATAATTACAAGGGTTTAATTTTTAAACAAAATAATCAGAAATTTAACGTTAACTGGAATGATGATATTAATCATACCTACAAAGCTTTCAAACAAGATAAAACAGATGAAAAAATTGTAATTGATGGTCAAATAATCAAAGAGCTAAATTTTTATAATCCTGATATTAGTTTTGATATAGTAAATGCCAAAATAGGGATTAATCTAAACGGAAAAAAAATTATTGATAATGTTTGTGATTCCCTGAAAATAGATGGAACTATAGCTACTGTTTTTAATTCAGGAAGAAATTCAATCTATAATTTAAACGGAAAATTACTTGAAGACAACTTAAAAGCTTCCTATCCCTATTCCACCATTTACCATCAAGTTATTGACTCAGAAAACAACATATTTTTTATAGATACTTTAGGTCACAAATCTAGTAAACCTGTTAAATATAGAAGTAGATGGGGTAATGATAGTGATCCAAACAGTACCGTAACTTACTATTCCTATAAGAATATAATTCTTAAAAACAGACATCAATCATATAGTTTAAACAGATATAAAGAGGCCACAAACCTAGATGAATATGGTAGTCTTAATTATATGCTGTTTTTGCTACAAGAAGATTCTAAATCCTTTGATGAGGATAAAAAAAGAGTAACTACAGATGCGCTAGAAGAAATTGTGCGTAAAAAACACGTTGAAGAATTATTTTTCTTGAAAAAAATTTTTAAAGAAAAAGAATATCTGCAAGAGATCAGTTATTATTTATTATCCGATTGTACTAGTGACATTATAACCTTACCTAAAAGATTTAAAAAAGTAAGATTTATTAATAATAGTACTTCAAAAATAAGTGCTGAAGATTATTGGTATTATATTGGTTTCTACAAACCATTAGAACCAAGTTATATCATCGCAAAAAAAGCAAATAAGTTTGGTGTTTGGGATTTAAAAGAAGAAAAAACCATAATACCCTTTGATTATAATACTATTGAACCAAAAAAAGGAACGTACTTACTGTTAGAAAAAAACAATTTAGTCACCTATTATCCTAATATTGGTTTAATTCCGAAATATAAATATTTAAGTGATTATACAGAATACTTCGCCCGCTTTGAATACCCCGATGGTAAAAAAGGATGGGTAAATAGAAAAGGGATTGAATATTATGATTAAACAAAGTAATAGATAACCACATATGGAAAACATCGGGCGTTTGAGCCAATCTAAAATTGACATTTATAGCAAAAAAAAAAAATAGCTATCCAATAAGTCCAAACGACTAAGCTTAGCACCTACTCTACCCTTCTTACAGAAATCATTAAACAATACTGAAAAGTATTTAATATAGAACCACATTTATAGTACATCAGCAATAATCAAAATGAAACTTCAAAATATAACCTTAATTGCAATTGGCCTACTCCTAACCTCTTGCGTTTCCAGACTAAGTAGACCATTAATATCCGGTGTTATAACAGACTTTAATGGACACCCTATTAACCAATGTCATGTGGGAGAAGTCGTAACTGACCAAAACGGAATGTTTACACTTTCGGAAAAACGTTATTCCGAATTTATCTTCCACCTAGAAGCACCTCCTTTAATGGTTTCTGAAATAATACATAAAAAAGGTTATGAAGATAAAAACATATATTCTTTTAGCTCTTTTGGAGGTAGTGGCAGAAAAGGTTTAAAATGGAATTTAGACACCATCCGTTTAAAAGAAGACCGTCAAAAACAAATAAAACTAAATAATACAAAATGGAATTTTAGCACCAATAAGACCATGGATACCATTTGTTTTATAAAATCGACTTTTAACGACCTCTGTAAAACTAAAAAATGTCATGACTTTTATTATATGTACGACCAATATTCTGACAACTATTTAAAATCCTCAGGAAAAAACAACCTACCAGAAGGTATAATACGACGACTAATAACCGTCAGTTTTAATAACAACGAAATTATCAAATTAAACAAAGTGACTCAATTTGGACATAAAGATGGAACTAGAAGTATTTCTGAAGCAAATGACACCATTCAAACACATGGAAAATGGATTAGTAATGGCAACAAAATGTATATAGAAAGTGATTTAACAGAACTTAAAGGGAGCTTTGAACTTAAAGAGGTTGACTATGAATATATGATGTGGATCAAAAAATTTGATAATAAAACCGATAATTAACACTAATCAAATTGTTTCCCCTAAAACGTCTTATGATTCTACATTTTTTTACAAACCATCGCTAAAGTTTCAACCCAATATAAATGAGAAAACTACTAATTATATCTATTTTATTTTCCTTTTACAATTGCTCTAATACAGCAAATAATAAGATTACTATTATAACAAAACCGGAACATAAAATGGATTCTGTATATACCTTAGACGGTAATAGAGTAACACTTGTCATAAAAAAGGACACTATAATTATTGAGAAAAACCAATACGTGTTAGACAACCAGTCTATATTGGATACTACCACTAATGTCACCACAAAATATGAATACGAAAGTCCAGGAGCCTTAGGAGGAAAATGGATCGAATATTTTTCAAATGGAAACATAAAAGCTAAAGGGCAATCAGCATCACAATTTGGATGTTGGATGAATCAAGGAGATTTTGAATATTATGATTCTAAAGGCATTTTATTAAGAACACTCACTTACGATAATTGGTTAAAGGACGTAAATGATGGCTGCCATGCAACAATAGTAAATATAAAATTAATAGAGTATTTTAAAAATGGAAGCATTAAAGCTGAAAAGCATTACCAAAGTGGTTATGACGATTTAACTTTTTTGGAATTCTACAACAATCCTGAATGGGAAGAAGATTTTAAATCTGGAAACTGGAAGTTTTACAATATAGACGGAAAACTAGTTAAAGTAGAAAAACACAAAACACGTTGGACAAAATAAAATTAGAATATATTGCTTAATCCTAAGTCAAACCACTATACTGCAAACAATTAATGTAACACTTAAAAATTAATTCAGTCTCTATAGAAAATAATACATTTATGAAATTAATTCTTTCAGTAGTAATTACGTTGTTATCGTTTAATCACAGTTTTGCTCAAAAAAAATACTTTGAACATAAGTTTGACCATCATACAATTATAAAAAATAACGATACAATAAACTTTCACACTTATTCTAATGGTGATAAGACTTTAAAAAAAGATATTCTCTTATACATTCAAGGCTCTGGAAGTGCTCCCTTTTACAAGTTAATTAAGCATAGTGATACAATTAAAACGTCCAAAACTGAAGATCAAACAATAAAAAAGTATCTCGAAGTCATTAAAACTTTACCTTTTAATTTAACAGACTTTCCAAACAACTACTTGTTAGTTGCTATTTCTAAAAAGAATATTCCTTTTGAAATATTTGGAAATGACTTTGAAACTCCCCAATCATTTTACGATAATGACAATCTAAATTATAGAGTATGGCAAGCAAATGAAGTCATAAATTATCTTACAAACAGTGATCCCATTGCACAACATAAAGTTATTGTGCTTGGCCATTCAGAAGGTACCGAGGTGGTTGCTAAACTAGGAACAATCAACAATAAAATTTCTAACATTGGTTATTTTTCAGGCGGTGGCAATGCTCAATATTACGATTTCATACTAGATGTCAGAAAACTAGTCCAAAGCGGAGAAATGACTGAAGAGGAATCTATTATAGAAACCGAAAAGATTTTTAAGGAAGTAAAAGACATATACCAGCATCCTAATAGCTTAACAAAACAATGGTTAGGCCATTCTTATAAAAAATGGAGTTCATCCGTAGAACCCTCAATAGATAACTTATTAAAAATTGATATCCCAGTATATGTTGCCCACGGAGCAAAAGACAAAGCCGTTCCGATAGAGTCTGCCTATTTAATTCCTATTGAATTTATTAGGAATAAAAAAAGTAATTTGACTTTTAAGGTCTATCCTAAATTAGACCATTCGTTTTCTATAGTACCACAATCGGAAAACCAAGAATATATTAACAAATGGGATCAAGTATTTATCGATTTTTTAAATTGGTGTAAAATTAATTAACACATAGCTACCCATAAGTTTTTAGATCTATAAAAAGCTGTACTTATTTTTTTATAACTTCGTTTAACTGTAAACACAATTTATTATCACGGAATTATTTCTGCTGAACTCTACAAATAAGCAATTAAAAAATAAGACTTCAATAATCACTTAGGTTAACCGATAAAACCCTAAAAAAAGAACATAATATAAAAAAATATGGCAGAAAATTATAATGATATATTCCAAGCGGCACAAAATGGAAATGTTAGCAAAATAAAACTAGCACTTGCTAACGGTACCGATATTAATATAACAAGAGATAACGATGCTAATCAATCAATGCTTCACTATGCAGCAAACTTTAACCACCTTAACCTAGTCCAACTGCTTGTAGAAAACGGAATAGATATAAATAAAGGGGATACATACGGAAAGACAGCCCTTCATATTGCAGCAAGAAAAGGTGCGCTTTTAATCGTAAAACACCTAATAGAACACGGCGCTATAATCGATAAAAAAAATGAAGAAAATGAAACACCTTTTAACGAAGCTATTTATAATAATAGCATTGAATGCGCCGAAATCCTTATAAAAAATGGAGCAGATATCAATAATCAATATAACTCTCGTTACCAGCAAGGTATCACCTCGCTTCATTTTGCTATTGATGGAGGTTATGACTATTCTGAAAACTTAGTCGCATTTCTTATAAAAAATGGAGCAAAACCAGATATTAAAGATGCTAATGATAATTTAGCGTTGCATATTGCCATAAAACAAAACACGTTAACCTCCCAACTAATAAAAGCTGTCTCTAACATTAATATACAAAACAATCAAGGCCAAACAGCACTTCATTGTGCTGTTCAAAATGATAGTCTAACGCCTTTGCAAAAAATATTGGAACATAGCGGTATAGATTTCAATATTCTGGATAACAATGGCAAACCTGCTTTGTACTATTCCAATAATGAATCTATTGCCGCCCTTCTTATAAAAAAGGGTGCCCCTTATGATAAATCGAAAGAGTACGACGACTTGTTTTGTAGACTTTATCGCGAAAAACATATTGATTTAA is drawn from Psychroserpens sp. NJDZ02 and contains these coding sequences:
- a CDS encoding alpha/beta fold hydrolase produces the protein MKLILSVVITLLSFNHSFAQKKYFEHKFDHHTIIKNNDTINFHTYSNGDKTLKKDILLYIQGSGSAPFYKLIKHSDTIKTSKTEDQTIKKYLEVIKTLPFNLTDFPNNYLLVAISKKNIPFEIFGNDFETPQSFYDNDNLNYRVWQANEVINYLTNSDPIAQHKVIVLGHSEGTEVVAKLGTINNKISNIGYFSGGGNAQYYDFILDVRKLVQSGEMTEEESIIETEKIFKEVKDIYQHPNSLTKQWLGHSYKKWSSSVEPSIDNLLKIDIPVYVAHGAKDKAVPIESAYLIPIEFIRNKKSNLTFKVYPKLDHSFSIVPQSENQEYINKWDQVFIDFLNWCKIN
- a CDS encoding ankyrin repeat domain-containing protein; its protein translation is MAENYNDIFQAAQNGNVSKIKLALANGTDINITRDNDANQSMLHYAANFNHLNLVQLLVENGIDINKGDTYGKTALHIAARKGALLIVKHLIEHGAIIDKKNEENETPFNEAIYNNSIECAEILIKNGADINNQYNSRYQQGITSLHFAIDGGYDYSENLVAFLIKNGAKPDIKDANDNLALHIAIKQNTLTSQLIKAVSNINIQNNQGQTALHCAVQNDSLTPLQKILEHSGIDFNILDNNGKPALYYSNNESIAALLIKKGAPYDKSKEYDDLFCRLYREKHIDLNKLNHLIASDEAEKFDITILVNHAIKAIAEFAKTHQDDVFYVFAIDGALLCLNSEKALKNTLKEYENIPSEERLINLKFNTGDFKYQGFSSFNKGFIKHYYDAHYNLSSNKQKDSTYAVAMDAVLQELQNKEAFKPLKLSKDFKIMRVEHTY